A genomic segment from Cyprinus carpio isolate SPL01 chromosome A22, ASM1834038v1, whole genome shotgun sequence encodes:
- the LOC122134844 gene encoding cortexin-1-like gives MSDESMLDYELLSLRRAVRSPTGSPAAHLLVAHTEQRTAFAFVGLLILFLIFLLVRCFRILLDPYSRMPASSWTDHKDGFERGQFDYALV, from the coding sequence ATGAGCGATGAGTCCATGTTGGACTATGAGCTGCTCTCGCTCCGCCGGGCCGTCCGTTCGCCAACGGGGTCCCCAGCAGCCCACCTCTTGGTGGCACACACCGAGCAAAGGACGGCCTTCGCGTTCGTGGGtctactgatactgtttttgattTTCCTGTTGGTGCGTTGCTTCCGGATCTTGCTGGACCCCTACAGCCGAATGCCTGCTTCGTCTTGGACCGATCATAAGGACGGCTTCGAGCGGGGCCAGTTTGACTACGCCCTGGTGTAG